The following coding sequences are from one Leptolyngbya sp. NIES-3755 window:
- a CDS encoding amine oxidase (similar to AA sequence:cyanobase_aa:Cyan7425_4465) codes for MKHHPVIIVGAGPAGLTAAYELVKRGIKPLVLEKADKVGGISRTETYKGYRFDIGGHRFFTKVEEVTRLWYEVLGNDFIKVPRMSRIYYQGKFFNYPLEIFDTLSNLGIVTSALMVLSYLKIRIRPLPVEETLEQWVTNRFGGRLFQAFFRTYTEKVWGIPCDQIQADWAAQRIKGLSLKKAIVNALFGSNDTKTLIKEFDYPRLGPGMMWENFQARVDEQGGEVQLNTGVVQFKRQGKKITSAIVQKDGHLIELTADHYISSMPVTALIHRLDPPAPSAVIEAANSLNYRAFIIVSLVINQPKLFPDNWIYIHSADVKVGRIQNFKNWSPEMVPDPTKTCLGLEYFCNEGDELWNLSDAELLDLATEEIEKLGLANQSDVEDGVVIRQPKAYPVYDQHYRQHLQVIQDYLSEFDNLQTIGRNGMHRYNNQDHSMLTGMLAASNLMGEDHDLWDVNTERSYHEEFVTKSQSEKRPTSKV; via the coding sequence GTGAAACATCATCCTGTGATTATTGTGGGCGCGGGTCCTGCTGGACTGACTGCGGCTTATGAACTGGTCAAGCGTGGAATTAAACCGCTCGTCCTAGAGAAAGCAGACAAAGTTGGCGGCATTTCGCGGACTGAAACCTACAAGGGCTATCGCTTTGATATCGGTGGACATCGATTTTTTACCAAAGTCGAGGAAGTGACACGCTTGTGGTACGAAGTGCTAGGCAACGATTTCATCAAAGTGCCGCGAATGTCACGAATCTACTATCAAGGCAAGTTCTTTAACTATCCGCTGGAAATCTTCGATACGCTATCGAATCTGGGGATCGTGACCAGTGCTTTGATGGTTTTGAGCTATCTCAAGATTAGAATTCGCCCGTTGCCTGTAGAAGAAACGTTGGAACAATGGGTCACAAATCGCTTTGGTGGGCGACTGTTTCAGGCATTTTTTAGAACTTACACTGAGAAAGTTTGGGGAATTCCTTGCGACCAAATTCAGGCAGATTGGGCAGCGCAGCGGATTAAAGGACTGTCGTTGAAAAAAGCGATCGTCAATGCTCTTTTTGGCAGTAACGACACGAAAACGTTGATCAAAGAGTTCGACTATCCGCGATTAGGTCCCGGCATGATGTGGGAAAATTTCCAAGCGCGAGTCGATGAGCAAGGGGGCGAGGTTCAGTTAAACACAGGTGTAGTTCAGTTCAAGCGCCAAGGTAAGAAGATTACGAGCGCGATCGTCCAAAAAGACGGGCATCTCATCGAACTCACCGCAGATCATTACATCTCTAGTATGCCTGTGACGGCTCTGATTCATCGCCTTGATCCGCCTGCTCCATCTGCGGTGATCGAAGCTGCAAACAGTCTGAACTACAGAGCCTTTATAATTGTTTCTCTGGTGATCAATCAGCCGAAGCTATTTCCTGACAACTGGATTTACATTCACAGTGCTGATGTGAAAGTGGGACGGATTCAGAACTTCAAAAATTGGAGTCCAGAAATGGTTCCTGATCCGACCAAAACCTGTCTAGGTCTGGAATATTTCTGCAATGAAGGCGATGAACTGTGGAATCTATCCGATGCGGAGCTATTAGATTTAGCTACTGAGGAAATTGAAAAACTTGGACTTGCGAACCAAAGCGATGTAGAAGATGGAGTCGTGATTCGTCAGCCGAAAGCTTACCCGGTGTATGACCAGCACTATCGCCAGCATCTTCAAGTGATTCAGGACTATCTTTCTGAGTTTGACAATCTGCAAACGATCGGGCGAAATGGAATGCACCGTTATAACAATCAAGATCATTCGATGCTGACCGGAATGTTAGCGGCGAGTAACTTGATGGGTGAAGACCATGATCTTTGGGATGTCAATACAGAGCGCTCTTATCACGAAGAGTTTGTAACCAAATCCCAATCTGAAAAACGACCCACTTCAAAGGTTTAA
- a CDS encoding putative polysaccharide transport protein (similar to AA sequence:cyanobase_aa:gll1793) codes for MNQSTASSNRRMLSGALRIFLAEAVLLPTGLLTAGFLSRQLGPEGYGLFTLAAVILTWVEWGTSSVFSRTTIKFISETRDDWQPVMVTVLRQHLWLGSGAAIALCLFAIPIASAMGEPKLAPYLWLFAPQILLFNLSRAHRTTLTGLGRFSEQAIAGASRWIARLGLIVLFVSLGFSIGGAILGSVLATSIELLMARRSVQLPLFHPNPMPARKLWAYAAPMTFYSLALQLYTKIDLLLLKALGGTAEQAGFYGAAQNLALIPGLFSMAFAPVLLSSLGRVRREDDLGAAKEMSRNAMRLGFLVLPLGAIVAGAAPEIIRFIFGNQFLAAAPLLALLIFGALIQILTSVASVTLVAADKPQWTALLTLPLVPIVCVAHSAIIPRWGAIGAASVTVGIISLSAIATLIAVYFTWRIVPPFATFCRSILVCIGIYFLSAHWSGTGLWLFLNLSAIALLVPVCYLLLGEFTSKEIALIRHFKS; via the coding sequence ATGAATCAATCTACGGCTTCTTCCAACCGTCGAATGCTGAGTGGAGCGCTGAGAATTTTTCTCGCGGAAGCTGTTCTACTACCGACCGGATTGTTAACCGCAGGTTTTCTCAGTCGTCAGCTTGGTCCAGAGGGCTATGGATTATTTACACTAGCGGCAGTCATTCTCACTTGGGTAGAGTGGGGAACTAGCTCTGTGTTTTCCAGAACTACGATTAAGTTTATCAGCGAGACTCGCGACGACTGGCAGCCTGTTATGGTGACTGTGTTGCGCCAACATCTCTGGTTAGGAAGTGGAGCCGCGATCGCACTTTGTCTGTTCGCAATCCCGATCGCCAGCGCAATGGGAGAACCAAAACTGGCTCCTTATCTCTGGCTGTTTGCGCCCCAGATCTTATTGTTCAATCTATCGCGTGCCCATCGCACAACTCTGACCGGATTGGGGCGATTTTCAGAGCAAGCGATCGCGGGTGCAAGTCGGTGGATTGCTCGATTAGGCTTGATTGTGCTCTTTGTGAGCTTGGGATTTTCGATTGGGGGAGCGATCCTGGGCAGTGTGCTGGCAACCTCGATCGAGTTACTCATGGCTCGTCGTTCTGTCCAGTTGCCGCTGTTTCACCCCAATCCAATGCCCGCTCGGAAACTCTGGGCGTATGCGGCTCCAATGACGTTCTATTCTCTGGCACTTCAGCTTTACACCAAAATTGATTTGCTGCTGCTAAAAGCACTAGGTGGAACGGCTGAACAAGCTGGATTTTATGGCGCGGCTCAAAATTTGGCGCTGATCCCAGGACTGTTTTCGATGGCGTTTGCCCCCGTGTTGCTGTCTAGTTTGGGGAGAGTTCGCCGAGAAGATGATTTGGGGGCTGCCAAGGAGATGAGTCGAAATGCGATGCGGCTAGGATTTTTGGTGTTGCCGCTGGGTGCGATCGTGGCAGGTGCGGCTCCAGAAATTATTCGATTCATCTTTGGAAATCAGTTTCTTGCAGCGGCTCCACTGTTGGCATTGCTGATCTTTGGAGCATTGATTCAAATTCTCACTTCGGTCGCATCGGTGACTTTGGTTGCTGCGGACAAACCTCAATGGACTGCTTTGTTAACCCTTCCCTTAGTGCCGATTGTCTGTGTCGCACATTCGGCGATTATTCCGCGCTGGGGTGCGATCGGGGCTGCGAGTGTGACGGTTGGAATTATTAGTCTAAGCGCGATCGCAACGTTGATCGCCGTTTATTTTACTTGGCGGATTGTTCCACCGTTTGCAACCTTTTGTCGATCGATTTTAGTGTGTATTGGCATTTACTTCTTATCCGCGCATTGGTCAGGAACCGGGCTTTGGTTGTTTCTGAATCTGAGTGCGATCGCACTTTTAGTTCCCGTTTGCTATCTCTTGCTTGGAGAATTCACCTCTAAGGAAATTGCTCTGATTCGTCACTTCAAATCATGA
- a CDS encoding ChaC family protein (similar to AA sequence:cyanobase_aa:Npun_R3705), producing MTLTRAALVTGALKQMIQAFPELKSFLLTEDELQASIDQILQQKPPQSEVWIFAYGSLIWNPIIEYCDRIPGKIYGWHRSFCLRTPVGRGTPDNPGLVLALESGGSCRGIAYQIPPEQLATELLLLWRREMVAGAYIPRWVKVWTAGTSIDAITFTINSKHPMYDPDLLVEQVATTIATAEGMLGSCSDYLLQTIQGLAEHQIVDQALLNLQKRVTDINFDFQR from the coding sequence ATGACACTCACTCGTGCAGCGCTGGTGACGGGAGCCTTGAAACAAATGATTCAAGCGTTTCCCGAATTAAAATCCTTTCTGCTCACTGAAGACGAGTTACAAGCCTCGATCGACCAAATTCTCCAGCAAAAACCGCCCCAATCCGAGGTTTGGATTTTTGCTTACGGATCATTAATTTGGAATCCGATTATTGAATATTGCGATCGTATTCCTGGAAAAATCTACGGTTGGCATCGCAGCTTCTGTTTACGCACTCCAGTGGGACGCGGAACCCCTGATAATCCCGGATTAGTTCTTGCTCTAGAATCTGGCGGTAGCTGTCGTGGCATTGCCTATCAGATTCCACCCGAACAATTAGCAACAGAACTATTGCTACTATGGAGACGAGAAATGGTCGCAGGTGCATACATTCCTCGCTGGGTGAAAGTTTGGACAGCAGGAACTTCTATTGATGCAATTACATTCACAATTAATTCAAAGCATCCGATGTATGATCCTGATCTCTTAGTCGAGCAAGTTGCAACGACGATCGCAACCGCTGAAGGAATGTTAGGGTCTTGTTCAGATTATCTATTGCAAACGATTCAAGGACTAGCAGAGCATCAGATTGTCGATCAAGCCTTACTCAACTTACAAAAACGAGTAACCGATATTAATTTCGATTTTCAAAGATAA
- a CDS encoding hypothetical protein (similar to AA sequence:cyanobase_aa:Cyan7425_4615): protein MLYFIAVWLILLIVCSVIGTGILKGLRVDCFDRMGDRAILSLWLGVIVMSIALLITSWFLPLSPLTGIVLAAIFCDLSFKTARSELVQLFTQLYPQQIPLLLMLLVGIAAFMMQPVTWMDSGYYHAQAIQWFSKFGAVPGLALLFNHLGFTSSWFAFAAPLNAASLEGRVLATANGFALLLAILQCGVGLFYIARSQAKLCDWFIVCFSIILLPIIVHWNHILAEIFVSPSPDIPVLFITGTIAWSMIAIAESNQKFTPQNRLLPVLLAGGAFTFKLIALPLVAVTGLFYVLNKQLNLKHLLFSLVILVGLLSPVLIHGVIVSGCPLYPSTKLCFDLPWTPDREAVQQIASRTHQWIPEYQSNSSGLFSEIQQRWRWFEDFIGNPKIVAGLLFASIVSLIGLLSIRKRPLGSEWIAGLAITGITFFFLTSPLMRFWITYLSILPIVWLAIYCRSQIKLKIAKLPQAVLVVPLFLTTILLFNYLHSHSVTALLLPPARSHLSTSAIAVNNIGVNVPNEGSYCWATEIPCVPKSQLPKRIQLRDPGRGIEAGFVRK from the coding sequence ATGCTTTATTTTATTGCTGTCTGGTTAATTCTATTAATAGTTTGCAGCGTCATCGGAACAGGAATTTTGAAGGGATTGAGAGTCGATTGTTTTGATCGAATGGGCGATCGAGCAATTTTATCTCTGTGGTTGGGCGTGATTGTGATGTCGATCGCGTTATTGATCACCTCTTGGTTTCTCCCCTTGTCACCGCTCACCGGAATCGTACTAGCAGCAATCTTTTGTGATTTATCATTCAAAACAGCACGATCGGAGCTAGTTCAGCTTTTCACCCAACTGTATCCACAGCAAATTCCCCTACTGTTGATGCTTCTAGTGGGGATTGCAGCCTTTATGATGCAGCCTGTAACTTGGATGGATTCAGGGTACTATCATGCTCAAGCTATTCAATGGTTTAGCAAATTTGGTGCAGTTCCAGGGCTTGCTTTATTGTTTAATCATTTGGGCTTTACATCGTCCTGGTTTGCGTTTGCGGCTCCTTTGAATGCGGCTAGCTTAGAAGGGCGAGTTTTAGCAACGGCGAATGGATTTGCTTTACTGCTGGCTATTTTGCAGTGTGGTGTAGGTCTGTTTTATATTGCTCGATCGCAAGCCAAACTCTGTGACTGGTTCATTGTTTGCTTTTCGATCATTCTGTTGCCGATCATTGTTCACTGGAATCACATCTTGGCGGAGATCTTCGTTTCACCGTCTCCAGATATTCCCGTCTTGTTCATTACAGGCACGATCGCTTGGTCAATGATCGCGATCGCAGAATCCAACCAAAAATTTACACCCCAAAACCGTCTCCTCCCAGTCCTCTTGGCAGGTGGAGCCTTCACATTCAAACTCATTGCACTTCCATTAGTTGCAGTCACAGGCTTATTCTATGTTCTGAACAAACAGTTAAACCTCAAGCATTTGCTATTTAGCTTGGTAATTTTAGTAGGATTGCTTTCTCCTGTGTTAATTCATGGCGTGATTGTTTCTGGATGTCCTCTCTATCCTTCGACAAAGCTGTGTTTTGATCTACCGTGGACTCCTGATCGTGAAGCCGTTCAACAGATTGCCAGCAGAACGCACCAATGGATACCTGAATATCAATCGAATTCATCAGGTCTATTCTCTGAAATCCAGCAACGATGGCGATGGTTTGAGGACTTTATCGGAAATCCCAAAATTGTGGCTGGGTTGCTATTTGCTTCGATCGTTTCTTTGATTGGCTTGTTGAGCATTCGTAAACGTCCGCTCGGTTCAGAATGGATTGCAGGATTGGCAATTACGGGAATTACTTTTTTCTTCCTAACTTCGCCCCTGATGCGATTCTGGATTACTTACTTATCAATCTTGCCGATCGTGTGGTTAGCCATTTATTGTCGATCGCAAATCAAGCTAAAAATCGCCAAACTTCCTCAAGCTGTCTTAGTCGTTCCGCTCTTTCTGACGACAATTCTATTGTTCAACTACCTTCATTCACACTCAGTGACAGCACTCTTGTTACCGCCTGCACGATCACATCTTTCTACATCTGCGATCGCGGTTAATAATATCGGGGTCAATGTTCCCAATGAAGGGAGTTACTGCTGGGCAACTGAAATTCCTTGTGTTCCGAAATCGCAGTTACCAAAGCGAATTCAACTCCGTGATCCAGGGCGTGGAATTGAAGCAGGATTTGTTCGCAAATAA
- a CDS encoding glycosyl transferase group 1 (similar to AA sequence:cyanobase_aa:PCC7424_4198), with the protein MKVLLVHDYGTAIGGAELMMLALRDGLRQRGHDARLFTTRAEGTGMQADYDCFGTTSRYRTLLQTANPWAFWRLRQVLDEFQPDVVHVRMFLTQLSPLILPLLKPFPSLYHLAWYRPICPIGTKMLPNGTACTNPWGKACLDCLPVWDWSALMLQMNLWQHWRDAFNLIVANSGAVKQQLISQGISPIEVVWNGIPVRPVRPALTSPPTVVFAGRLVPEKGIDLLLDAFAKVVEQIPKARLLIAGDGTERDRILSLIDALNLHPNVSLLGHLSRSDLEQAFSTAWVQVVPSRWAEPFGIVAAEAMMRGTAVIASRAGGLAEIVRDGQTGFLVPPGEVEPLTEVLLKVLQNRELAEEMGQLGRTIALSQFSEGVFVDRFIELYQQLLQNSTHFNPDWEASY; encoded by the coding sequence ATGAAAGTGTTGCTTGTCCATGACTATGGAACCGCGATCGGGGGTGCTGAATTGATGATGTTAGCGCTGCGAGATGGATTGCGTCAGCGGGGACATGATGCGCGACTGTTTACGACTCGTGCTGAAGGAACGGGAATGCAGGCTGACTATGATTGTTTTGGAACAACTTCGCGCTATCGTACCTTACTGCAAACTGCAAATCCTTGGGCGTTTTGGCGATTGCGTCAGGTGTTAGATGAATTTCAGCCTGATGTCGTTCATGTCCGCATGTTCCTAACACAGCTATCCCCGCTGATTTTACCGCTGCTCAAACCCTTTCCGAGCTTGTATCACCTGGCGTGGTATCGCCCGATTTGTCCGATCGGGACTAAGATGCTCCCCAATGGCACAGCCTGTACAAACCCTTGGGGTAAAGCCTGTTTGGACTGTTTGCCTGTTTGGGATTGGTCGGCTCTGATGTTGCAAATGAACTTATGGCAGCATTGGCGAGATGCCTTTAATTTGATCGTGGCAAATAGTGGAGCGGTCAAACAACAGTTGATTTCGCAAGGAATTTCTCCGATCGAGGTTGTCTGGAATGGGATTCCGGTTCGTCCGGTTCGTCCTGCTCTGACTTCTCCGCCTACGGTTGTCTTTGCAGGTCGGTTAGTTCCAGAGAAAGGAATTGATCTCTTACTGGATGCTTTTGCCAAAGTCGTTGAGCAGATTCCAAAGGCGCGATTGTTGATTGCAGGAGATGGAACGGAACGCGATCGCATTCTTTCATTGATTGATGCTCTCAATCTGCACCCAAATGTTTCGCTGCTCGGTCATCTCTCCCGCTCAGACCTCGAACAAGCCTTTTCAACAGCTTGGGTGCAAGTTGTTCCGTCTCGCTGGGCAGAACCTTTTGGAATTGTAGCTGCCGAAGCGATGATGCGAGGAACGGCTGTGATTGCGAGTCGGGCGGGAGGATTGGCAGAGATTGTACGCGACGGGCAAACTGGGTTTTTAGTGCCTCCCGGTGAAGTTGAACCCTTGACAGAAGTACTTTTGAAGGTTTTGCAAAATCGGGAGCTTGCCGAAGAAATGGGACAACTTGGACGCACGATCGCACTCTCGCAATTTAGTGAAGGGGTGTTTGTCGATCGCTTTATTGAGCTATATCAGCAGCTTTTACAGAATTCAACTCACTTCAATCCTGATTGGGAGGCTTCTTACTAA
- a CDS encoding glycosyl transferase family 2 (similar to AA sequence:cyanobase_aa:PCC7424_4197), whose translation MAEITIVVVPRERFSYTRESLESIYQHTTVPFKLVYVDGNSPPDIQTYLQGQSQEKGFQITRTDYYLYPNRARNLGLSLVDTPYVVFLDNDVVVSPGWLEALINCAKETDATIVGPLVCHEEPVHEVVHCAGGEVHINVDIKGRRRLREKMYKQGHRVEKVRPTMYRTQTELCEFHCMLVQTDIFQRVGLLDESLLNSKEHLDFCMTVIQAGGTVYYEPDCILTYVPSTALRLSDLHFYMLRWSDAWEQASLSRLREKWDLAEDGYFQHKYKIMGWRRKNTILRPLARRLALGWKGSLFEKGWVFVLTLADKPLNRYLTARYAANERHRTPETQQVKPPVLETMR comes from the coding sequence ATGGCTGAAATTACGATCGTTGTTGTTCCTCGTGAGCGTTTCAGTTACACTCGCGAATCCTTGGAAAGTATTTATCAACATACGACTGTTCCGTTCAAATTAGTCTATGTAGACGGCAACTCTCCTCCAGACATTCAAACCTATCTCCAAGGGCAATCTCAAGAGAAGGGATTTCAGATCACTCGCACCGACTATTACCTCTATCCCAACCGCGCTAGAAATCTGGGATTGAGCTTGGTTGATACCCCTTATGTTGTATTCCTTGATAATGATGTGGTCGTCTCTCCTGGCTGGTTAGAGGCATTGATCAATTGTGCCAAAGAAACAGACGCGACGATCGTTGGACCGCTCGTATGCCATGAAGAACCCGTTCATGAAGTAGTGCACTGTGCAGGCGGCGAAGTTCATATCAATGTAGACATCAAAGGAAGACGACGATTACGAGAAAAGATGTACAAGCAAGGACATCGAGTAGAAAAAGTACGACCCACAATGTACCGAACTCAGACTGAACTGTGTGAGTTCCACTGTATGTTGGTGCAGACAGATATCTTTCAACGAGTGGGACTGCTGGATGAAAGCTTACTCAATTCTAAAGAACATCTAGACTTCTGTATGACTGTGATTCAAGCGGGAGGCACGGTCTACTATGAGCCTGATTGTATTTTGACCTATGTTCCTAGCACTGCGCTAAGACTCTCGGATCTGCACTTTTACATGCTGCGATGGAGCGATGCGTGGGAGCAAGCCAGTCTAAGTCGATTGCGAGAGAAATGGGATTTAGCAGAGGATGGGTACTTTCAACACAAATACAAGATTATGGGATGGCGGCGGAAAAATACAATTCTGCGTCCGCTGGCTCGTCGATTAGCCTTGGGCTGGAAGGGGAGCTTATTCGAGAAAGGATGGGTCTTTGTATTAACCCTGGCTGATAAACCGCTGAATCGCTATCTCACGGCTCGGTACGCGGCAAACGAACGTCATCGCACACCGGAAACACAACAGGTGAAGCCGCCTGTATTGGAGACGATGCGATGA
- a CDS encoding glycosyl transferase family 2 (similar to AA sequence:cyanobase_aa:PCC7424_4195): MLSLPEPTVSVVIPVHNGGENFHRCLAGVSNLSTAPLEVIVVIDGESQNSSDAQQAERLGARIVQLPINRGPACARNAGAKIAQGDILFFMDADVVPHPTVIAQVQQAFQHDPNLAALIGSYDDAPGQENFLSQYRNLLHHYVHQTGSENASTFWGACGAIRRSLFLTIGGFDERYPKPSIEDIELGYRLKRAGYRIRLCKQIQVKHLKHWGAESILKTDFFCRALPWTELIYRDRQFVNDLNLQTSNRISVVLVYGLVCSLVLSLVWSTAWIVSAIAAVFLTLLNLSVYRFFARKRGWKFAIATIPWHWLYYGYSGLAFAIGTIRHHSRNVIKAGKSRLSQAS; encoded by the coding sequence GTGCTATCTTTACCTGAGCCAACGGTCTCTGTTGTGATCCCCGTACACAATGGAGGTGAGAATTTTCATCGCTGTTTAGCAGGAGTGTCCAACCTCTCTACAGCCCCTTTAGAAGTCATTGTTGTGATTGATGGAGAGAGCCAGAATTCATCAGATGCACAACAGGCAGAACGTCTAGGAGCCAGGATTGTACAATTACCGATCAATCGCGGTCCGGCTTGTGCGCGAAATGCAGGAGCCAAAATTGCTCAAGGCGATATTTTGTTCTTCATGGATGCTGATGTTGTGCCGCATCCGACGGTGATTGCTCAGGTTCAACAAGCCTTTCAGCATGATCCAAACCTTGCAGCTTTGATCGGATCTTATGATGATGCACCGGGACAAGAGAACTTTCTATCTCAGTATCGAAATCTCTTGCATCACTATGTCCATCAAACCGGGAGTGAGAATGCTTCAACGTTCTGGGGCGCATGTGGGGCAATTCGTCGATCGCTGTTTCTCACCATCGGTGGATTTGATGAGCGCTACCCGAAACCGTCGATCGAAGATATCGAACTCGGTTATCGGCTCAAACGAGCAGGCTATCGAATTCGACTGTGTAAACAGATTCAGGTCAAGCATTTAAAGCATTGGGGTGCAGAGTCGATTCTGAAGACGGATTTCTTCTGTCGGGCACTGCCTTGGACGGAGTTAATTTATCGCGATCGACAATTTGTCAACGATCTGAACTTACAAACCTCGAACCGAATCAGTGTGGTGCTGGTTTATGGATTGGTTTGTAGCTTGGTGCTGTCTTTGGTTTGGTCTACTGCTTGGATCGTGAGCGCGATCGCGGCAGTGTTTTTAACGTTGCTGAATTTATCTGTTTATCGGTTTTTTGCTCGAAAGCGGGGATGGAAATTTGCGATCGCAACCATTCCCTGGCACTGGTTGTATTACGGATACAGCGGATTAGCATTTGCGATCGGAACCATTCGGCATCATTCACGCAATGTGATCAAAGCAGGCAAATCACGTCTGTCTCAAGCGTCTTAG
- a CDS encoding glycosyl transferase family 2 (similar to AA sequence:cyanobase_aa:PCC7424_4204): protein MIQPLFSIVIPTFNRPAQLSACLQSISRLEYPRDRFEVIVVNDGGVNPNIEPFQFLNLRVIDQENAGPASARNTGASHAKGQFLVFTDDDCSMLPHYLSVLESHCSEQGLIGGKTLNALPHNLFSTASQILIDYLYEYYNRDTNRASFFASNNFAMLRDRFRALGGFHTGFPLAAGEDREFCDRWLAQGYPLIYAPDAQIAHAHCLTLAKFWRQHLNYGRGAYCFHQIRAERQHESIKVEPLKFYWKLLTYPFVCRSTQSPILLSMLLFVSQVANVYGFFLERWQQRKNSGEQVWSAGE, encoded by the coding sequence ATGATTCAGCCTTTATTCTCGATCGTCATTCCTACGTTTAATCGCCCGGCTCAGTTGTCCGCTTGTTTACAGTCGATCAGTCGATTAGAGTATCCACGCGATCGCTTTGAGGTGATTGTTGTGAACGATGGTGGCGTGAATCCGAACATTGAGCCTTTTCAATTTTTGAATCTCAGGGTGATTGATCAAGAAAATGCTGGACCTGCCAGCGCTCGAAACACCGGAGCAAGTCACGCAAAAGGACAATTTCTAGTGTTCACCGATGATGATTGTTCGATGCTTCCGCACTATCTCAGTGTTCTAGAATCTCATTGTTCAGAGCAAGGATTAATTGGCGGAAAAACATTGAATGCACTACCACACAATCTCTTTTCCACAGCAAGCCAAATTCTAATTGACTATCTTTACGAGTACTACAATCGAGATACGAATCGAGCGAGTTTCTTTGCCTCGAACAATTTTGCCATGTTGCGCGATCGCTTTCGAGCATTGGGCGGATTCCACACCGGATTTCCACTAGCTGCGGGTGAAGATCGAGAATTCTGCGATCGCTGGTTGGCTCAAGGCTATCCACTAATCTATGCGCCAGATGCCCAGATTGCTCATGCTCACTGTCTGACTCTGGCTAAATTCTGGCGGCAACATTTGAACTATGGACGGGGAGCTTATTGTTTTCATCAAATTCGCGCTGAGCGGCAACACGAGTCGATTAAAGTTGAACCGCTGAAGTTTTATTGGAAGCTCTTAACTTATCCGTTTGTTTGTCGATCGACACAATCCCCAATTCTTCTATCGATGCTACTCTTTGTTTCACAAGTTGCAAATGTGTACGGATTCTTTCTCGAACGCTGGCAACAAAGAAAAAACTCAGGTGAACAAGTCTGGAGCGCAGGAGAATGA